The following is a genomic window from Streptomyces chrestomyceticus JCM 4735.
ACCGAGCTGCTCCAGTACGCCCGCCTCACCCCCACCTGACCCCGGCGGCGAAGCCGCCTACGCGAACTTCTGGCTGATCCCCATGAACACCCGCTTCGCCTCCACGCCCAGATGCGGGCCGGCCAGCCACGTGTGGTTCAGGGAGCCGATGGAGCTGTTGGAGACCAGGTACGTGCGGCCGCCGTAGTTCGTGAACCAGCCGCCGCCGGACGTGCCGCCGGTCATCGTGCAGCCGATGCGGTACATCGTGGGGGTGCCCTGGGCCATCGTGAGGCGGCCGGGGCGGGCGGGGCAGTTCATCATGCGGGCGCCGTCGTACGGGGGCGCCGCCGGGTAGCCGAATGCCTGGAGGCCGCTGACGCGGTCCGGCGAGGGTGCGCCGAACCAGACCGGCAGCGCGGCGCCGACGGTTTCCTGGAGCGACTTGCCGCCACCCCCTTCCGGCTGGACGTGCAGGACGGCGAAGTCGTACGCGGAACCGGCATTGCCGGACTTGGTGCTGCCCATGTCGATCCACTCACCGGACGTGGTGGCCCAGTTCGCCCACCACACCCCGTACGGCGCGACCTCCTGCGCCGGGGCCCGGCCGACCTGGCTCATGGGCAGGCCCTCGTCGTTGTAGGACGGCACGAAGACGATGTTGCGCATCCAGCCGCCGCTCCGGCCGGTGTGCACGCAGTGGCCCGCGGTCCACACCAGGTTCGACTCGCCGGGGTGCGCCGGGTCCTCCACGACGGTGCCGGAGCAGACCATCGGGCCCTGCGGGCTGTCAAACATGATCTTGCCTATGGGGGCCATGTGCTGGTGGTACGGCCGGGCCACCTGCCGGGCCTGGACCGGGCGCGGTTCCGGGTCGCTGCCGCCGGCGTCGCCCGCGTTCTGGGTGGTGACGTCCGGTGTGTCCCTGGCCTCGGCCATCCGGGACGGGTTCCACAGGTCCTTGATGACGGGGTTGACGAACTCGGACGCCTCGCGGGCCCACTGGTCCCAGTCCTTCCACCCGCCCTTCTGCCACTTCTTGACGTCGTCGAGGCTGGTGGGCAGCCCGCTCGGCAGGCCGGAACCGCCCGCGTCCGCCCCCGCCTCGCCGCCGCCCCGGTGGTCCGCGGCCGCCGAACTGCCGGGCGCGGCGACCTTGTCGTCCTGCGGGCCGCAGGCGGTCGCGGTGGCGAACAGTGCGACCGCCGCGGCGGCGGCCGCTGCGGTACGGCGTATGACAGGCATGGAGCGTGTTCCCCTTGGTTGTGCGTCCGGAGAGGTGTCATGTCGTCGACATGCCCCCGGCCGGGGGCGCTTCTACTATGCCTGGGCTTCACGCGGGGACGGTGACGAGGGGTTGCGTTGTACCCCAACTTTTTTACGGACCGTGACCCGCGGTTCGGATGCGGCGCCTCAGCCCGTCAGCCCCGCCTGATGCGCCAGCAGTGCCGCCTGTACGCGGCTCTGGGTGCCGGTCTTGTCGAGGATGCGCCCGACGTGGGTCTTGACGGTGCCCAGGCCGATCTCCAGGCGGCTGCCGATGTCCAGGTTCGACAGGCCCTGGCCGAGCATCGCCAGGACCTCCCGCTCCCGGTCGGTCAGCGCGGCGAGCCGCTGGTCGGGGGCGGCCGCGCCGTCGGGGGCGCCGATCCGGCCGCCGCCCTGGAGCATCCGCCTGACGACATGGCCGGTCACGCCGGGCGAGAGCACCGCGTCGCCGGCCGCCGCGGCCCGTACGGCGCTGATCAGCTCCTGCGGGCCCTCGTCCTTGAGCAGGAAGCCGCTGGCACCGGCCTGGAGGGCACGGGTGACGTTCTCCTCGTCGCCGAAGGTGGTGAGCATGACGACCTGCGGCTTGGGGTCGAGCCGTACCAATTGCTCGATGGCGGCGAGGCCGTCGAGGACGGGCATCCGGATGTCGACGAGCGCGACGTCGACCGGCATGCGGGCGGCCAGTTCGACTGCCTCGGCGCCGTTGGCGGCCTCCGCGACGACGTCGATGTCCTCGGCGTGCTTGAGGATGAGACGGACACCGTGCCGGATCATTTCCTCGTCGTCGGCGAGAAGGACTCGGACGGGCTGTGCGGCTCGCGCGCCGGGGAGATCGCTCATGCGCCCAGGCTAGCGGGGCGCATGAGCGGGGCCGGGGCCGTCAAACGGTCGGTGCCCTCACTCACTCCGGGTCCATGGGCACACCGAAGCTGAACTCCCCGCCCGGCTCCTCGCGCAGTGAATCGGGAACTCCGCCCACTCCGGCCAGCAGGGCCTCGGCCATGCCCCGCGTCAGCCGCGCGTCCGGCCGGGGTGCGGGACCTGGGGTCGGCGGGGCTTCCTGAGTGGGCCGCCCGCCGCCCCAGGACGTGTGGCGGGGCAGGGAGACATTGCCGGTACCCGGTCCCATGAAGGCCGCGGTGTCCGCGGCGACGATCACCCGGGCCCAGGTCTTGCCGCGGTCGGGGACGTGCTCGCTGAAGACGGTCAGCCGCACCAGTCCGTTGCCGTCGTCCATGCCCCAGGGCAGGGTCCACTCCAGCGCCCCCGGCACGGGGTCCATCCAGGTCCCGGCGCGCCGTTCGCGCCGGTGCACTTCCCGGCACGCCGCCAGCACCGGCTCCAGGTACCGGATCACGTACGCGTGCCAGATTTCCACGGCCATGGTGCTCCCCTCGACAGCCGACAGGCGATAGGCGGCAATCGGCGACGGTAGCCGCAGCGGCCCGGTCACGGCGGTCGGTTCGGGGCATCAGCGGACCGCGGGCACCCAGAACCTGTCGATGTCGGTCAGTACGTCGGCACGGAAGCAGTACCGGGTGAGTTCCAGCCGCCCGCCCAGGGCCTCCTCGCCGGTGTACGGGAAGATGCACTCCGTGCCGCTGGGCCGGCGCGGCTCGTGGCCTGCTGCGGCGGCGCGGGCGAGGTCGTTGTCGTACAGGTACGCGGACTGGACGTCCTGGCGGCTCATGCCGACGTGGATGCTGTCCGGGGAGAGCTGTTCCTGGACCGGGCGGGAGCTCTGCACCAGGACCAGCCCGAACGCCAGCATCGTCCCCACTCCGACGAGACCGAGGAAGCCGGTCGCCAGGCCGGGCAGGTGGCGCAGGATGCCGGGCAGGGCGCCGGACTGGTGGTGTTCCTCGGCGGCGAGGGAGGCGGGGGAGGTTTCCGGGTGTGCGGCGGATGCCGCGGGTGCGGCGGGGTGTGCGGGGACGGTTGCCTCGACGAGGAAGCCGCCGACGCCGGTCGGGCCGGTGCGCAGTGCGCCGCCGAGCAGGCCGACCCGTTCGCGCAGGCCGGTCAGGCCGCGGCCGGTGCCGAGGCCGGTGGTGGCCTCGGGGGGTGCCGGGGGCGCGCCGTTGCGGACGGTGACGCGTACGCGGTCGTCGGTGTGCTCCACGGTCAGTTCGACGGACGCGCCGGCCGCGTAGCGGTGGACGTTGGTCAGCGACTCGCGGACGACGCGGTGCACCGCGCGCCGTACCCGGGGTTCCAGGGCGTCGAGGTCGGGGCCCTGCCAGCGGACGGTGACGGCGATGCCCGCGGCGCGGGACTCCTCGGCCAGCGCGTCGATGTCCGCGCGGGTACCGGTGGCGTCGGTGAGGGCGCCGGTGCCGGTGTCGCGGCCGAGCGGGCCGAGGACGCCGAGGACCGCGCGCAGTTCGTTCATGGCGTCCCGGGTGGCGGCGCGGACCTGTGCGGCCTCGTCCTTCAGCTCGGGTGCCTTGGTGGCGAGGGCCATCTCCAGGCCGCCGCTGTGCAGGGAGATCAGGCTGAGGCGGTGGCCCACCAGGTCGTGCATCTCGGCCGCTATCCGGGAGCGCTCCTCGACGCGGGACGCGCTGTCGGTCAGCCGCCGGGCCTCTTCCGCGGCGGCGGCACGTTCCCGCAGGGCGACGACCAGGCGGTCCTGCTGCCCGCGCGAGCTGCCGACCAGGCCGGGGATGAGGACGCCGACACCGCCGACGACCAGGCCCAGGGCGAAGCCGTAGCGCCAGCTCCCGTACCCGGTGCAGACCGTGCCGACGACGGCGGTGAGCACGGGGATCACGGTGGCGGTGAACAGGACGACGGTACGGCGGCGGGGGCCTTCGACGCGGCGGATCGCGTCGAAGGCGACGAGGGCGGTGAGCATCCCGCCGATCGGCAGGGCGCCCGCCACCGCGGCGAGGATCAGCAGGCAGGTGACGGGGATACGCCTGCGGAAGGGCAGCAGCACCGCCGCCCCGGCGGACAGGGCCAGTTTCCCTTCGAACGGCAGGAGATCGGAATAGCCCAGCTCTTCGGACCCCAAGACCCCCAGGGCAACCGGGCCGGCCAGGTAGACGAAGGCCGTGCCGACCTCGAAGAGGACGGCCAGGCGGCGCCGCTTGTGCCGTCGCGGCGGTGCGGCCTCGTACGGCCGGGGCGTCGGCGGCGTGAAGGGCATGGTCCCGATTATCCGTACGGCCGCGGCGGAATCGCTGGAACCTGGGGAGGAGGAAGGGCCGGGCGGGTCTGTCCGAAGACAGACCCGCCCGGCCCCGGCAGGCTCGCCGCCGCTACTTCTCGGGCAGCCACTTCTTCCAGATGTCCGGGTGCTTCTCCACCCACCGCTTGCCCGCCTCGTCGGCGGACAGGCCGTCGGAGGCGATCATCTCGGAGACCTCGTTCTGGTTTTCCTTGGTCCACTTGAAGTTCTTCAGGAACGCCGCGGCCTCGGAGCCGCCCTTGGCGAATTCGGTGTTGAAGAACTTCTGGAGCGGTGTCGTCGGATAGGCGCAGTCGATGCTCGACGGGTCCTTCGCGCCCTTCTCCGCGCAGGCGTCGGTGTACTCGGGGAGTTTCACCTCGACCATCGGCACCTGGTTGAACAGCCACTGCGGCTCGTACCAGTACGTCAGGAACGGCTTCTTCTGCTTGGCGAACTGCTGGATCTGGGTGATCTGCGCCGCCTCGGAACCCGCGAAGACGACCTCGAAGTCCAGCTTGAGGTTCTTCACCAGCGCCTTGTCGTTGGTGACGTAGGACGGGGAGCCGTCCATGAGCTGGCCCTTGCTGCCGCTCTCGGAGGTGCGGAGCTGGTCGGCGTACTTGTTGAGGTTCTTCCAGTCGGTGACGTCGGGGTGCTTGTCGGCCCAGTACTTGGGGACCCACCATCCGATGTGGCCGGTGACGCCGTTGCCGCCGCCCGCCGTGATCGTCTTCTTGTCCTTGACGTACCGCTGCTCCTGGTCGGGGTGGCCCCAGTCCTCCAGGATGGCGTCCACCCGGCCCTGGCTGAGCGCGTCCCAGGCGGGGATCTCGTCCACCTGGACCGTGTCGACGTGGTAGTCCAGCTCGTGTTCGAGCAGGTACTTGGCCACCGCGACGTTGGCCTGCGCGCCGACCCAGGTCTGCGTGGACAGCGTCACGGACTTGGCGCCGCCCTGCGCCTGGAAGGGCGAGCCCTGCTTGGTCATGTCGGCCTTGCCGCAGCCGGAGAGGGCGAGCAGCGTCGCCCCCGCCAGTCCGGCGGCCCCCAGTACGCGTATACGGGTACGGGACATGGTCAGGCTCCCTTCCCCGTCGTACGGCGCTGCGTCGGCTGGGTGACCCGGTCGAGCATCAGGCCCAGGCAGACGATGGCCACACCCGCGACCAGGCCGAGGGCCAGGTCGCCGGTCGCCAGGCCGGTGACGACGTCGTAGCCGAGCGCGCCACCGCCCACCAGGCCGCCGATGATGACGACGGCGAGGACGAGGACGACGCCCTGGTTGACGGCCAGCAGCAGCGCGGGCCGGGCCAGCGGGAGCTGCACCTGCCGCAGGGTCTGCCAGCGGGTGGCGCCGAGCGAGCGGGCGGACTCCATCGCGGCCGGGTCGACCTGCCGCAGGCCCTGGGTGGTGATGCGGATGACCGCGGGCAGCGCGTACACGACGGCGGCGGCAGCGGCCGGGGCGCGGCCCACGGCGAACAGCGCGACCACCGGGATCAGGTACACGAACTGCGGCATGGTCTGCATGACGTCCAGCACCGGGCGCAGGATCGCCTCCAGGCGCTTGCTGCCCGCGGCGAGGATGCCGACGGCGAAGCCCAGCACCAGGGTCACCGCGAGGGCGGCGAGGACCTGGGAGAGGGTGTTCATGGACGGCTTCCAGACGCCCAGGACGCCGATGGCGGCCATCGCGAGCGTCGCGGTCAGCGCGGTGCGCCAGGTGCCGATCAGCCAGGACAGCGCGGCGACGATCAGCAGCGCGCCCCACCAGGGCAGCGCGGTCAGGCCGTCGCGCAGCGGGTCCAGGACCCAGGAGGTGAAGTGCGCGGCCCAGTCGGCGGTACCGCCGACGACCGGGACCCCGGAGTAGAGGTGGTCGACCATCCACTCCTTGAAGTCGTTGACCGGGCGGGCGATGGCCACCGTCCAGCCGGACGGCCAGACGGTCGAGCCGGCCAGCCGCCCTGCGGCGGTCACCAGCGCGGTGAGGACGGCGATACCGGCCCAGGCGCGCCAGCCACGCAGCAGCTTCGGGCCGCGGGCGACCGGGTCGGCGCCCATCCGTTCACCGGCGGCGGCGGTCGTCCGGTCCATGACGATGGCGAGCAGCACGATCGGTACGGCGGCGGCGAGCGCGGCGCCGACGTCCACCGAGGCGAGGGCCTGGTAGACGCGATCACCGAGGCCGGCCGCGCCGATCATGGAGGCGATGACGGCCATGGACAGCGCCATCATGATCGTCTGGTTGAGGCCGAGCAGCAGTTCCTTGCGGGCCAGCGGCAGGCGG
Proteins encoded in this region:
- a CDS encoding response regulator — translated: MSDLPGARAAQPVRVLLADDEEMIRHGVRLILKHAEDIDVVAEAANGAEAVELAARMPVDVALVDIRMPVLDGLAAIEQLVRLDPKPQVVMLTTFGDEENVTRALQAGASGFLLKDEGPQELISAVRAAAAGDAVLSPGVTGHVVRRMLQGGGRIGAPDGAAAPDQRLAALTDREREVLAMLGQGLSNLDIGSRLEIGLGTVKTHVGRILDKTGTQSRVQAALLAHQAGLTG
- a CDS encoding ABC transporter permease; this translates as MTAATPTASPATAPDQPGALQAALRSRGLRKILVLAVAAAVLVPLAHAKWSSGTWPSDLTVDLTGPLGRTSDWIIDNRDSHPLFVYFLGHLSNAVVISVRAVYQLLLLLGWTGVTAGVTLVAWRVAGVRIAATALLSFAVSGVLDMWLPTMQTLALMIVAVVASVVVGALLGLAGGLSERLFKILRPVLDTMQVLPAFAYLLPVVLVFGIGVPAALLATVVYAAPPMARLTALGLRGADPGVLEAVSSLGATGRQRLLTARLPLARKELLLGLNQTIMMALSMAVIASMIGAAGLGDRVYQALASVDVGAALAAAVPIVLLAIVMDRTTAAAGERMGADPVARGPKLLRGWRAWAGIAVLTALVTAAGRLAGSTVWPSGWTVAIARPVNDFKEWMVDHLYSGVPVVGGTADWAAHFTSWVLDPLRDGLTALPWWGALLIVAALSWLIGTWRTALTATLAMAAIGVLGVWKPSMNTLSQVLAALAVTLVLGFAVGILAAGSKRLEAILRPVLDVMQTMPQFVYLIPVVALFAVGRAPAAAAAVVYALPAVIRITTQGLRQVDPAAMESARSLGATRWQTLRQVQLPLARPALLLAVNQGVVLVLAVVIIGGLVGGGALGYDVVTGLATGDLALGLVAGVAIVCLGLMLDRVTQPTQRRTTGKGA
- a CDS encoding trypsin-like serine peptidase encodes the protein MPVIRRTAAAAAAAVALFATATACGPQDDKVAAPGSSAAADHRGGGEAGADAGGSGLPSGLPTSLDDVKKWQKGGWKDWDQWAREASEFVNPVIKDLWNPSRMAEARDTPDVTTQNAGDAGGSDPEPRPVQARQVARPYHQHMAPIGKIMFDSPQGPMVCSGTVVEDPAHPGESNLVWTAGHCVHTGRSGGWMRNIVFVPSYNDEGLPMSQVGRAPAQEVAPYGVWWANWATTSGEWIDMGSTKSGNAGSAYDFAVLHVQPEGGGGKSLQETVGAALPVWFGAPSPDRVSGLQAFGYPAAPPYDGARMMNCPARPGRLTMAQGTPTMYRIGCTMTGGTSGGGWFTNYGGRTYLVSNSSIGSLNHTWLAGPHLGVEAKRVFMGISQKFA
- a CDS encoding ABC transporter substrate-binding protein — translated: MSRTRIRVLGAAGLAGATLLALSGCGKADMTKQGSPFQAQGGAKSVTLSTQTWVGAQANVAVAKYLLEHELDYHVDTVQVDEIPAWDALSQGRVDAILEDWGHPDQEQRYVKDKKTITAGGGNGVTGHIGWWVPKYWADKHPDVTDWKNLNKYADQLRTSESGSKGQLMDGSPSYVTNDKALVKNLKLDFEVVFAGSEAAQITQIQQFAKQKKPFLTYWYEPQWLFNQVPMVEVKLPEYTDACAEKGAKDPSSIDCAYPTTPLQKFFNTEFAKGGSEAAAFLKNFKWTKENQNEVSEMIASDGLSADEAGKRWVEKHPDIWKKWLPEK
- a CDS encoding sensor histidine kinase; this encodes MPFTPPTPRPYEAAPPRRHKRRRLAVLFEVGTAFVYLAGPVALGVLGSEELGYSDLLPFEGKLALSAGAAVLLPFRRRIPVTCLLILAAVAGALPIGGMLTALVAFDAIRRVEGPRRRTVVLFTATVIPVLTAVVGTVCTGYGSWRYGFALGLVVGGVGVLIPGLVGSSRGQQDRLVVALRERAAAAEEARRLTDSASRVEERSRIAAEMHDLVGHRLSLISLHSGGLEMALATKAPELKDEAAQVRAATRDAMNELRAVLGVLGPLGRDTGTGALTDATGTRADIDALAEESRAAGIAVTVRWQGPDLDALEPRVRRAVHRVVRESLTNVHRYAAGASVELTVEHTDDRVRVTVRNGAPPAPPEATTGLGTGRGLTGLRERVGLLGGALRTGPTGVGGFLVEATVPAHPAAPAASAAHPETSPASLAAEEHHQSGALPGILRHLPGLATGFLGLVGVGTMLAFGLVLVQSSRPVQEQLSPDSIHVGMSRQDVQSAYLYDNDLARAAAAGHEPRRPSGTECIFPYTGEEALGGRLELTRYCFRADVLTDIDRFWVPAVR